In the genome of Gammaproteobacteria bacterium, the window GCGTCCAGGGGCAGGATCTCGACCGCCGCCCCCAGTTCCGCGGCGGCCTTCGGCATACCGTAGATGGCACTGCTCCCCTGATCCTGCGCGACAGTATGACAGCCGGCCTCGCGCAGGGCCAAGAGCCCGCTGCCGCCGTCGCGACCCATGCCGGTCAGCAGCACGCCGATGGCCGTCCCCCGCCAGTGCCGGGCCAGGCTGTGGAAGAACACGTTCACCGACGGGCGATAGGCGTAATCGGCGGGCTCCGCCGTGTAGTCGAGGCTGCCGCCGGGTGTGAGGATCAGGTGGTCCTCCCGCCCGGCGACCAGCACCTCGCCGGGCCGCGGCCGGTCGCCGGGCCGGGCCAGCCGTACCGGCAGCGGCGTCTGCGCGCCGAGCCAGCGGGCGAAGCTGGCGGCAAACTGCACATCGACATGTTGCACGACAATGACGGCGGCGCCGAGGGTGGGCGGCAGTCCGTCGAGGAGGGTCTGCAGCGCCGCCGGTCCGCCGGTGGACGCACCGATGGCGATCAGCGGCGGACGGGCCGGCGCCCCGATCGCTGCCGGTAGCCGGCGGACCGGTACCGGCGCCGGTGTGTGGGCGCCGGTCGCGGTACGCCGCGGTGCGTCGATGAGCTTGGCGACGGTGTCGATTTTGTGCAGCAGGGCGGCCTGGCCGTCGCCGTCGCCGTTCATCTCGAGGATCGGGGTATTGATGGCATCGAGCGCACCCGCCCCCATGGCCTCGAAGACCTGGGCGGCGTTGCCGTCGACGCTGGCCGTGACCACCACGATGGCGCAGGGTGTGCGGCGCATGATCTCCCGGGTCGCCGCCACCCCATCCAGGTTCGGCATGATCAGATCCATGAGCAGGATATCGGGTCGGTCTTCGCCGCAGCGACGCACGGCCTCGGCGCCATCCTC includes:
- a CDS encoding chemotaxis response regulator protein-glutamate methylesterase, with protein sequence MRIAIVNDSAMAAESLRRVIAASRRHQVAWIAEDGAEAVRRCGEDRPDILLMDLIMPNLDGVAATREIMRRTPCAIVVVTASVDGNAAQVFEAMGAGALDAINTPILEMNGDGDGQAALLHKIDTVAKLIDAPRRTATGAHTPAPVPVRRLPAAIGAPARPPLIAIGASTGGPAALQTLLDGLPPTLGAAVIVVQHVDVQFAASFARWLGAQTPLPVRLARPGDRPRPGEVLVAGREDHLILTPGGSLDYTAEPADYAYRPSVNVFFHSLARHWRGTAIGVLLTGMGRDGGSGLLALREAGCHTVAQDQGSSAIYGMPKAAAELGAAVEILPLDAIAPALLKFLQQTLTTR